CCAGCTTGGACCAGTCGGGCTTGAGATGGTAGATGATGCCATCCAGGGCGCCGGGCAGCAGCACTCCGCGCACCAGCAGCACGACGAGGACCACGTAGGAGAAGGTAGCGGTGAAGTACACGATCTGCGGGGGGCGGGCGGCTCAGAGGGGGCCCCGGCCCGGCGGGATGGCCAGGGGACCAGGCCGGGGGCTCGGAGGTCCAGCGGGAGGCCGGCCGGCGGCCGCGCCGTCCTCCTCGAGGCCTCGGCTCCTCCCGGGGAGGCTGTGTGCTCGGCtcgggcagcagcagcagcagccccgcgGCGCGCAGGTGACCcacggggtggggcagggggacgggCAGGGCCTGGacggggggggggtcgggggtaCCTGTCCGACCGCCTCCAGATGCTCCAGGACCCGGCGCAGGTGATCAGCGGGCTGGGGCCAGGCGGGGCGGCGGCGCATGCGCGGGCTGGGCGGGTCGGAGTCACGTGCCAGCCGCCTCCCTAGCCCCCCCCGTCCCtaccaccccccccgccccccgctcctgCCAGGCTCGGCGCAGGCGCCCCAGGGAGCGCGGGTGACGTCAGCTGGCGAGAGGCGGGGCCTCCTGAGGTAGCCTCGGCCGCTTCGGGACGCGGGCCACGCGTTCCATCCGGGCATctgcgccccccccaccccgcgggctTGGCGGGAAGCAGCGATGCGGGCGGCGTGTGCGCAGGCGCCGTGCGTGCCCGCAGCGGCCTTGCGCCGAGGGGCGGGGCTTCgcgagcgggcgggcgggcgagcgaGGCGGAGCGTCGAGGAGGAGTGCGGGCGGCCTCGCGCGGGGCTCTGGGCAGGCGGGCGTAAGTGGCGGCGGCGGCCATGCAGGCCCCAGGGGACGGCGAGGGCGGCGCGGCAGGCGGGGCGGAGGGCGGCGCGGGCAGCCGTGAAGGCGAGGGTGGCCCGCGCCCGGAGCGGAGGGCGAGGCGGTCAGGGCCCCTCCCCAGGCCGAGGTTGCCCCGCAGCCCGCGGGGCCCCTTGGGGACGTGCCGCCCGAGGTCATGTTCGCCCCGAGCCGATTGCTGGAGTTGTATCTTTTCCGCGGAGGGGGCCctgggcggggcgcggcggggtcGGTTGGGGGCGTGGCGGCCGCcctgggggggcgggaggggcagcgGGGCCAACGGCCTGGAGAGGCGACCTGAGGGGCCAAGGTTGGGGCCTAGGAGGGGACGGGGGCGGTTGGGGCCTGGGAGGGGACGGGGGCGGTTGGGGCCTGGGAGGGGACGGGGGCGCTTGGGGCCTAGGAGGGGACGGGGGCGCTTGGGGCCTAGGAGGGGACGGAGTCGCTTGGGGCCTAGCAGGGGACGAGGCGGTTGGGGCCTAGGAGGGGACGGGGCCGCTTGGGGCCTAGGAGGGGACGGGGTCGCTTGGGGCCTAGCAGGGGACGAGGCGCTTGGGGCCTAGCAGGGGACGAGGCGCTTGGGGCCTAGGAGGGGACCGGGCGCTTGGGGCCTGGGAGGGGACGGGGCTGCTTGGGGCCTAGGAGGGGACGGGCCCGCTTGGGGCCTGGGAGGAGACAGGGGCGGCCTGGGCGACCCTCTGCCTCGAGGGCTGAGCAGGCCTCGGGCCCCCGGAGATTGAGCAGCGGACGGTGCCTTAACCGCGCCCCCAGCAAGCTGACGGTGCCCTTCCGGACACCACTGGAGGCGGAGATGGCGCGCAGGTCCCTCGCACCGTATGTCCAGCGTCCCCGAGGACTAGTTCAGAAGGAGCTGACGGTGAACGGCAGCGCCCTGGCCATGTGAGTGCTGCGAGGCGGGGAGCGGCGGTCGGAGGCGGGGCGCGGGGTACGGGGAGGAGCGGGGatcccgggcggggggcgggtggggtgggggggggacgaGGAGGGGCGCACGGGCTGGGCGGGGGAAGGACGGGAGGGGCGCGGGTGCCGGGCGGTCTGTGTCTCCCCAGGCCCCCACGGAGGCCCtgctcacccccaaccccctgtTCCTTTGCCCGCCCTGCAGTAGATGGACTGCCGAGGACCCGGT
The Canis lupus familiaris isolate Mischka breed German Shepherd unplaced genomic scaffold, alternate assembly UU_Cfam_GSD_1.0 chrUn_S1882H2081, whole genome shotgun sequence genome window above contains:
- the LOC119878751 gene encoding sodium- and chloride-dependent creatine transporter 1-like, with the protein product MRRRPAWPQPADHLRRVLEHLEAVGQIVYFTATFSYVVLVVLLVRGVLLPGALDGIIYHLKPDWSKLGSPLAARQRCVASTGWEFPKRRMDRALTPYRLP